One region of Quercus lobata isolate SW786 chromosome 2, ValleyOak3.0 Primary Assembly, whole genome shotgun sequence genomic DNA includes:
- the LOC115974682 gene encoding protein S-acyltransferase 21 — protein sequence MARRHGWELPAHTFQVVAITVFFLLSVAYYAFFAPFLGKEIIYEYVALGVYSVLALSVFILYVRCTGIDPADPGILLEGNASSIEEPSKVGLKDGGNYNRHGSSYCSKLGGFFCGFLVREDCYKDDLLQQQSGDEDALFCTLCNAEVRKFSKHCRSCDKCVDGFDHHCRWLNNCVGRKNYITFVCLMAMSLLWLLVECGVGIAVFVRCFVDKKGIENQISEKLGDGFSRPPFAIVVALCTAVSFLATVPLGELFFFHVILIRKGITTYEYVVAMRTQSELPGPSLDGGDQQSLASSPTSSAVTAISGKSSLGMGLQYKGVWCTPPRIFMEHQDEIIPHLEPGRLPSTVDPDAVQSSDMGKKLGQRPVPVRISPWKLAKLDSNEAIKAAAKARASSSVLRPVSSRSHPYDADLLSSSNVSGRSSPISTDQGFHNRNARAGTSKLSPTKSSYPPSHASKEDTETCHHSNSNLSSPQLSNITPSPMEQRVSNRDHLNPIYQSSADQSPRSITQSEQIETVVHENLARNPVRNISSGLAENVGSSVFWDQEAGRFVSSSSRGLGTELLYTGPSIFFGGPVVNEPATSGTRNSSSAGAGLNRGSAASYQQGRSQRGGQLPVFVPSNSQQNQFWSRFPRPSH from the exons atggCTCGGCGTCATGGATGGGAACTTCCGGCACACACGTTTCAG GTTGTGGCTATAACAGTTTTTTTCTTGCTCTCTGTTGCATATTATGCCTTTTTTGCCCCCTTTCTTGGAAAGGAAATCATCTATGAATATGTGGCACTGGGTGTTTATTCTGTCTTG GCACTCTCTGTATTTATTCTTTATGTTCGATGCACTGGTATTGATCCTGCTGATCCAGGAATTCTGCTTGAAG GGAATGCATCTTCTATTGAAGAACCCAGCAAGGTAGGATTAAAGGATGGAGGAAACTATAATAGGCATGGCTCGAGTTATTGTTCAAAACTTGGAGGTTTCTTTTGTGGTTTTCTTGTAAGAGAAGATTGCTACAAAGATGATCTTCTTCAACAACAATCCGGAGATGAGGATGCTTTATTCTGCACATTGTGCAATGCTGAG gttcGCAAGTTCAGCAAACATTGTAGGAGTTGCGACAAATGTGTCGATGGATTTGATCATCATTGCCGG TGGTTGAATAACTGTGTGGGGAGGAAAAATTATATCACATTTGTGTGCCTCATGGCAATGAGCCTTCTTTGG CTTCTTGTTGAATGCGGGGTTGGCATTGCTGTATTTGTCCGATGCTTTGTTGATAAAAAGGGGATAGAGAATCAGATATCTGAAAAACTTGGAGATGGATTTTCCCGGCCCCCCTTTGCTATTGTGGTG GCCTTATGCACGGCAGTTTCTTTTCTAGCCACTGTGCCTTTGGGAGAACTATTCTTTTTCCACGTGATTCTGATCCGAAAG GGTATTACAACATATGAGTATGTTGTTGCCATGAGAACACAAAGCGAACTGCCTGGACCGTCTTTAGATGGTGGTGATCAACAAAGTCTGGCATCGTCGCCGACTAGTTCTGCTGTGACTGCCATAAGTGGAAAAAGCTCTCTTGGAATGGGCTTGCAATATAAAGGTGTTTGGTGTACTCCTCCAAGAATCTTCATGGAGCACCAG GATGAAATTATACCACATCTGGAGCCAGGACGCCTACCATCCACAGTGGATCCAGATGCAGTGCAGTCATCTGACATGGGGAAAAAATTAGGCCAGCGTCCAGTCCCAGTCCGAATCAGTCCATGGAAACTTGCTAAATTGGATTCTAATGAGGCAATTAAAGCGGCTGCAAAAGCTAGAGCATCATCATCTGTGCTTCGTCCAGTCAGTTCTCGATCTCATCCATATGATGCTGATCTTTTATCCAGTAGCAATGTGAGTGGAAGAAGCAGTCCAATCAGTACTGATCAAGGGTTTCACAACAGAAATGCTAGAGCTGGGACATCAAAATTATCTCCCACCAAGAGCTCATATCCACCAAGTCATGCCAGCAAGGAAGATACTGAAACATGCCATCATAGTAACAGTAACCTTAGCAGTCCTCAACTTTCCAACATTACACCTTCACCAATGGAGCAGCGGGTTTCAAACAGAGATCATTTGAATCCCATTTATCAATCATCAGCAGATCAATCTCCTCGGTCAATAACACAAAGCGAACAGATTGAAACTGTAGTTCACGAGAATTTGGCACGAAACCCTGTGAGAAATATCAGCTCGGGTCTTGCTGAAAACGTGGGATCTTCAGTCTTTTGGGATCAAGAAGCTGGGCGTTTTGTTTCCTCATCTTCCAGAGGTCTTGGAACGGAGCTATTATACACAGGTCCATCCATATTTTTTGGCGGTCCTGTTGTGAATGAACCTGCGACCAGCGGGACAAGAAATAGCAGCTCAGCGGGTGCCGGCCTAAATAGAGGTTCCGCAGCAAGTTATCAGCAGGGTAGATCACAGAGGGGTGGCCAGCTTCCTGTATTTGTTCCAAGTAATTCCCAACAAAACCAGTTCTGGTCTAGATTTCCTCGACCAAGCCACTGA